The sequence below is a genomic window from Terriglobia bacterium.
GGGGTCACGCAAGCCCTACAACGCCTCCGGCGCCGGGCGAAGATCGGCGTCCGCGGGCCCTACGGGACGGCCTGGCCCCTCCATGAGGCGAAGGGACGCGACGTCATCGTGGTCGCCGGCGGGATCGGGCTCGCTCCCCTCAGGCCTGCGATCTACCAGCTTCTCCGGCACCGACGGCATTACGGCCGCCTAGTGATCCTCTACGGCGCGCGGACGCCGGGTGACCTGTTGTACGCGAGGGAGATCGAGCAGTGGCGCGGGCGGTTCGATGCGCAGGTCCTGGTGACGGTCGACCGGGCCCAGCGGGATTGGTACGGCCAGGTCGGTGTCGTGACGGCTCTGATCCCCAGGGCTGACCTCGATCCGGCGAGCTGTATCGCGATGATCTGCGGACCCGAGGTCATGATGCGGTTCACGGTGCGTGAGCTCGAGAAGCGCGGCGTCAGCGAGGAGCAGGTTTTCGTTTCGATGGAGCGCAACATGAAATGCGGCGTCGGTTCGTGCGGGCACTGTCAGTTCGGACCCTACTTCGTTTGCAAGGACGGGCCCGTCTTCCGCCTCGATCGCGTCGCACGCCTCCTTGGGATCCGGGAGATCTGATGACGAAGCCGGCGAAGAAGCCCAAGCTCGCCGTCTGGAAGTTCGCCTCCTGCGACGGCTGCCAGCTCAGCATCCTCGATTGCGAGGACGAGCTGCTTGCCATAGCGGACGCCGTCCAGATCGCGAACTTCGTGGAAGCCTCGCGCGCCGTGGTCAAGGGACCCTACGATCTCTCGCTCGTCGAGGGGTCGATCACGACGGCCCACGACGCCGAGCGGATCCGTGAGGTCCGCCTGCTGTCCAAGAAGCTCGTGACGATCGGGGCCTGCGCGACGGCCGGGGGCATTCAGGCGCTCCGCAACTTCCGCAACGTCGAGGACTTCGTGGCGGTCGTCTACGCGAAACCCGAGTACATCCACACGCTCGGCAGGTCCACGCCGATCGCGGATCACGTCGCGGTCGACTTCGAGCTGCGCGGTTGTCCGATCGACAAGAACCAGCTTCTCGAGGTGATCGCCGCGCTACTGAACGGCCGCAAGCCGAACGTCCCCGAGCACAGCGTTTGCATCGAGTGCAAGCTGCGCGGCACGATCTGCGTGATGGTCGCGTCCGGCACTCCTTGCCTCGGCCCCGTGACGCACGCTGGCTGCGGCGCGCTCTGCCCGGGGTACGACCGCGGGTGCTACGGTTGCTTCGGCCCCAACGACATTCCTCGGACGGTGCCGCTCGCGAATCACCTCCTTGCGCTGGGCATGACGTGGTTCGAAGTAGGACGGGTCTTCCGGACCTTCAACGCGGGGTCGCCAGCCTTCAAGAGTGAGAGCGAGCGCCATGGCTAGGACGATCCACGTGGACTACCTGGCGCGGGTCGAGGGTGAAGGAGCGCTCACGATCCGCTTCAAGGGCGACCAGCCGAAGGACGTCGAGCTGCGTATCTTCGAACCGCCTCGGTTCTTCGAGGCCTTCCTGCGCGGGCGGTCGTATCACGAAGCGCCCGACATCACCGCGCGCATCTGCGGAATCTGCCCCGTGGCCTACCAGATGAGCGCGTGTCGGGCGATGGAAGATCTTCTCGGCATCGAGGTCGAAGGGCCTGTGCGCGAGCTGCGCCGACTTCTCTACTGTGGCGAATGGATCGAGAGCCACGTCCTGCACATGTTCATGCTCCACCTCCCGGACTTCCTCGGCTACCCTGATGCCATCGAGCTCGCAAGGGACCATCCGGAGGCGGTGATGCACGGCCTCCGGATGAAGAAGGCGGGCAACGCGATCGTTTCAATGGTCGGAGGCCGGGAGATTCATCCGATCAACGTGCGCGTGGGCGGCTTCTTCCGCGCGCCGTCGCGGGCGCAGCTGCGCCAGCTCCTTCCCGAGCTCGAGTGGTCCAGGAGAGCGATGCGGGAAGCGGCCGTGTTCATGGCGGGGCTGAAGTTCCCCGAGTTCGAGCGCGACTACGAGTTCATCGCGCTGCGTCACGAAAGTGAGTACGCGATCTACGATGGGCGCATCGTATCGAGCAAGGGGCTGGACATTCCCGTGAGCGAGTTCGACACCCGTTTCGAGGAGGAACACGTGGCGCGGTCTAACGCGCTGCACTCGAGGATCAAGGGTCGGGGGGCCTACCTCGTCGGGCCCCTCGCGCGGATCAACCTCAACTTCGAGCACCTGTCCGTCGCTGCGCGCGAGACCGCCGAAGTGATCGGACTTCGGGTCCCGTGTTTGAACCCCTTCAAGAGCCTCCTCGCCCGGGCGGTCGAGACGGTGCACGCATTCGCCGAGGCGATCGCGATCATCGAGGCCTACGAGCCTCCGGAGCAGCCGAGGCTCGCTCATGCCGTCCGCGCGGGCACGGGTCGCGGCGCGACGGAAGCCCCGCGTGGGATCCTCTACCATCGGTACAAGACCGACGGTGAGGGGATCATCGAAGACGCGAAGATCGTGCCACCCACCTCGCAGAACCAGCTCTGCATCGAAGAGGATCTCTTCACGATCGCGCCGCGGCTCGCCACGATGCCGGCTGCTGAGGCGACATGGCTGGCGGAGCAGTCGGTCCGCAACTACGACCCCTGCATCTCGTGCGCGACCCATTTCCTGCGTTTGCGTATCGACCGGGAGTAAGCCGTGCGCACCCGCGTCATCGCGATCGGCCAGCGCGCGGCGGGGGACGACGGCGTCGGTCCGGCCGTGCTGGATCACCTGACCCGAGCCGCGCGGAATGCCGGCCCGAGGGACGGGGCCGCTGGTGAACGCTCGGGGCCGGGGGACTCGTCCGGGAGCCTGGAAAGTGCGGGGCCACAGCGCGGCGTGGAGTTCTGCGAGGCGGCCGACGCGACGGAGCTGATCTCGCTTCTTCAGTGCGACGGAGCGGTGATCTTGATCGACGCGTTCGTGGGCGAGGAGCCTCCCGGCACGGTTCGCGAGATCCCCGTCGAGATCCTCGACGAGGCGCGGACGACGCCTGTCTCGTCCCACGGGATGAGCGTGCGCCAGGCGGTCGATCTCGCGCGGATTCTCTCCCCGGAGCGGGTCAGCGCCTCGATCCGCATCGTGGGCGTTAGCATCGCCCGCCCGATGGATCGCAGCTTTGGGCTATCCCCCGCGGTGGCTCGGGCCGTCCCGCGCGCCGCCGGCGCGGTCATGGGCATGCTCGGCGACTGAGAGCCCCCCACTGTCGCTTTCGCCCGTCAACCCTCCCTGCGAAAACGACAGGGCGCGTTCGTTTCGGGGCAAGTCCGTGCGATTATCGCGGCTGGCCGTCTCCGTGATGGACGGGGCCTTTCCCCTCTGTCGATCGTTCCTGAGGAACTGACGTAACGCCTATCGAGGCCGCGACCAGCGGATTCAAAATCCGCTGGTCTGGCTCGGACGAGGCCGACGCGTTCCTCGCTAAGTGCCTCACGGACTGAGAGTTGCGGGCAATGCCCCCAGCAGGACTCGAACCTGCGACCAACGGATTATGAGGGAAAATTTCGAGGGCGCCGTTTCAAGCTTTTTCCGAAACGGCGCCCATTTTCTTGTCCACCGCTTCCACCGGTGTCCACGGTTTCCATGCTGGCGCGTAGAGTATGCGTAGAGTGGGGCGCCGCCTCCTGTGCGCCGGTTCTTCCTCGCCGCCAGAAGACCGGAGACACCGACGGCGGGGCTTGAACGGGTCTATTGACGTGCAGAACGGAACCTGCTACAAGCTAAATTCATATTTCTAACTTGTACGGAGGGTTCCGTGATCCCCGACGAAGCCATCGGCGTCCTTCGGGACATGAACCCCTGGTGGGAGTACCCGACGGTCGTGCGGCCGGAGCCGCCCGCCTATCGCCGCCGCGCGATCCTCGACATCGAGAAGCGTCTCGTCGCCCGCGGGCAACTCATCGAGGTGATTCGAGGGCCGCGCCAGGTCGGAAAGACGACAGGGGTCCATCAGATCGTTCAAGACCTGCTCCTTCAACACGGGACGGCTCCGAGGGAGATCTTGTTCGTACGGTTCGACCTCGAGATCTTGCGGGAATGCCCGGGCGGGCTGCTCGGCATCGTTCGTTGGTTCGCGGAGAGCATTCGTGGGCGGAAGCTCGGAACGCGACCTGCACCCTACGTATTCCTCGACGAGGTTCACAAGCTACGGCGCTGGGATGAGGTAGTCAAGCATCTCGTCGATACATTCCCCGTGCGGCTTCTTCTGACCGGTTCGTCGAGCGTCCTGGTAGCGAAGGGGGGGAGAGAGAGCCTCGCGGGACGAGCGTTCTCGACCGAGCTCCCCCCTTTCCTCTTCCGCGATGTCTTGGAAGCGTGGGCGCCGGAGCTAGCTCAGGCGTTGCCTCCCAGGCTCCGATTCACCGATGCCTTCGACAAACGGGTCGTGGAGGTCGCGGAGACGCTCCACCGTCTGAAACCCCAGCAAAGGCTCTCCCTCTTCAGGAGGTTGGAGCGCTACTACAACCGCGGCGGGTACCCCCGTCTCCACTCGGGCGAGGTTGACGACGACGTGTGGGCGGACTACCTCGTCCAGACCGTATTCGAAAACGTCCTGGGAGCAGACATTCCGGATGTGTTTCCCGTGCAGGACCCTGGCCTACTGCGCCACCTCTACCTCTCGATCGCGCGCTTGACCGGCAACGAAGTATCCCAGCCGTTCCTCACGCAAGAGGCAAACGCCGCGGGCTTCAAGACCACGCAGCCGACGGTGGGCCGGTATCTCCATTATCTCGCCGATGCCCTCCTCATCCGTGAGTTCCGCAGATACCCCCTCACCCGCAGGAAGTCCGTGCGCGTGCCAGCGAAGATCACGCTGACCGATCTCGGGGTTCGCAACGCGATCTTCCGCGGCGCGCCGTCGCTCGCGGAGGGCGACCCGGCCGTTCTCGGCCCCCTCGTCGAGACCCTCGCGCAGGGCGTCATGCGCGACGTGGATCTGCGCACCTACTTCTGGAAGGACTACGAGAAGCCGGGCGACCGCAGGACCTCCTTCCTCGAAGTCGACTTCGTCGCCGAACGCACCGACGGCACGACCCTCCCGATCGAGGTCAAGTATCGACGAAAGATCGACCCCGAGGACCTTCGCGGCCTCAAGGTCTACCTCGAGCGCCTGGGCGCTCCGCAGGGCATTCTCGTGACGCGGGATCACTACGAGTGGAGAACGAAGGAGCGGATTCTCTGCGTTCCCCTGATGGACTTTCTGCTGCTCTTCTGAGGCTGACAGGGTTCCTGGCCGTTTCCTGGAGCTTCCGGTGGTTGCCAACGACACTGACCTGAGCGCATGCGTCGAACTGGTCCCGCTGCCCGTCAAGGATCGCGCCGTCCGCTGCCGCCTTCTAGCCAGCGGCGATCTCATCGCGGTGCGCGCACAGAGCCTCTGGACGACGGGGCCCGGCGAGATCGAGGGAGCCGGACTCGCGGCGTGTGGTAGCGTACTCCAATGGAACGCGGGAACGGGGGATCCGAAGAAGTGCGGAGAGCGCACGGCCTTCCATCGCGCCGGCCGAAGGACGTCGTCCGAGGCAAGGTCCGGGCGCACGATCCCTTCGAGCTGATCCGCTGGCTCGCCTACAGCCAGCCCGACCCGCGAAAGGCTCTCGCCGAACTGGTCCAGAACAGCCTGGATGCCGGTGCGCATCGCGTGCGCGTCACGCGTGTCCGCGAGCGCGGCCGGCCGTGCCTGCGAATCCTGGACGACGGTGAGGGAGTGATCCCCGACCTTGCTCGCCGTGAGGCCCTTCAGTACATCGCTACGCACATCGGCCACAGCCGCAAGTGTCAGCTCTCGCCGCAGGAGCGCCTGACGCTCATGACCCAGGGGCAGTACGGCATCGGGTTGCTCGGCTTCTGGTGCCTCGGCGAGATGCTCGAGATGCGAAGCGCGGTGCCCGGTGATCGGCCGCATCGGTTGATCCTCCACCGCGACCGGCCCGATTTCGTCGTCGAGCCGCTTCGCTCGCGACTCGAGCTGAACGAGCGTTGGACGGAGATCGTCGTCGCCGGGCTCCACCGCGATGCGCTAAACGCTCTGATCGGTCGACGGGCCGCCGACTATCTCGCCTCGGAGCTACGCGGCCAGCTCCTCTCTCGCGACGTGGAGCTCGTGGTCGAGGACCGCATGTCGCGGGGACGAGCGCAGAAGATCATCCCGGTTCGTCCGCCGCGTTTCCTCGGCGAGCGGGTCGAGGGATTGGCCCGGCTCGACGTGCCCGGTCATCCTCCCGTGCGCCTCGAGGTCT
It includes:
- a CDS encoding hydrogenase maturation protease encodes the protein MRTRVIAIGQRAAGDDGVGPAVLDHLTRAARNAGPRDGAAGERSGPGDSSGSLESAGPQRGVEFCEAADATELISLLQCDGAVILIDAFVGEEPPGTVREIPVEILDEARTTPVSSHGMSVRQAVDLARILSPERVSASIRIVGVSIARPMDRSFGLSPAVARAVPRAAGAVMGMLGD
- a CDS encoding ATP-binding protein, translating into MIPDEAIGVLRDMNPWWEYPTVVRPEPPAYRRRAILDIEKRLVARGQLIEVIRGPRQVGKTTGVHQIVQDLLLQHGTAPREILFVRFDLEILRECPGGLLGIVRWFAESIRGRKLGTRPAPYVFLDEVHKLRRWDEVVKHLVDTFPVRLLLTGSSSVLVAKGGRESLAGRAFSTELPPFLFRDVLEAWAPELAQALPPRLRFTDAFDKRVVEVAETLHRLKPQQRLSLFRRLERYYNRGGYPRLHSGEVDDDVWADYLVQTVFENVLGADIPDVFPVQDPGLLRHLYLSIARLTGNEVSQPFLTQEANAAGFKTTQPTVGRYLHYLADALLIREFRRYPLTRRKSVRVPAKITLTDLGVRNAIFRGAPSLAEGDPAVLGPLVETLAQGVMRDVDLRTYFWKDYEKPGDRRTSFLEVDFVAERTDGTTLPIEVKYRRKIDPEDLRGLKVYLERLGAPQGILVTRDHYEWRTKERILCVPLMDFLLLF
- a CDS encoding oxidoreductase, which translates into the protein MTKPAKKPKLAVWKFASCDGCQLSILDCEDELLAIADAVQIANFVEASRAVVKGPYDLSLVEGSITTAHDAERIREVRLLSKKLVTIGACATAGGIQALRNFRNVEDFVAVVYAKPEYIHTLGRSTPIADHVAVDFELRGCPIDKNQLLEVIAALLNGRKPNVPEHSVCIECKLRGTICVMVASGTPCLGPVTHAGCGALCPGYDRGCYGCFGPNDIPRTVPLANHLLALGMTWFEVGRVFRTFNAGSPAFKSESERHG
- a CDS encoding Ni/Fe hydrogenase subunit alpha — encoded protein: MARTIHVDYLARVEGEGALTIRFKGDQPKDVELRIFEPPRFFEAFLRGRSYHEAPDITARICGICPVAYQMSACRAMEDLLGIEVEGPVRELRRLLYCGEWIESHVLHMFMLHLPDFLGYPDAIELARDHPEAVMHGLRMKKAGNAIVSMVGGREIHPINVRVGGFFRAPSRAQLRQLLPELEWSRRAMREAAVFMAGLKFPEFERDYEFIALRHESEYAIYDGRIVSSKGLDIPVSEFDTRFEEEHVARSNALHSRIKGRGAYLVGPLARINLNFEHLSVAARETAEVIGLRVPCLNPFKSLLARAVETVHAFAEAIAIIEAYEPPEQPRLAHAVRAGTGRGATEAPRGILYHRYKTDGEGIIEDAKIVPPTSQNQLCIEEDLFTIAPRLATMPAAEATWLAEQSVRNYDPCISCATHFLRLRIDRE
- a CDS encoding FAD/NAD(P)-binding protein, coding for MNAIATAGIGPMVPEAREILATTRETHDTFTLRLGASGRGEGHGFAPGQFNMLYVFGLGEAAISVSGDPERPEELIHTIRAVGGVTQALQRLRRRAKIGVRGPYGTAWPLHEAKGRDVIVVAGGIGLAPLRPAIYQLLRHRRHYGRLVILYGARTPGDLLYAREIEQWRGRFDAQVLVTVDRAQRDWYGQVGVVTALIPRADLDPASCIAMICGPEVMMRFTVRELEKRGVSEEQVFVSMERNMKCGVGSCGHCQFGPYFVCKDGPVFRLDRVARLLGIREI